The nucleotide window TCTTTAAGAAAGATGGCTACGACTATCAAGTCAATAAAAGTCAATTATTGTCCAGTAAATCACCTATTAGGAAGTAGCAGGTGGTGGCAACGGATTTTCCCGATCCGACCCAGTTTGACCCAGAAAGTCCCTATTTCGATCCAAAAGCTACTTCCGAATCCCCGCGCTGGTATACGGTAGAGGTTGCGTTTGTTCGGGATTTTCCCGAGATGATTTCTTTAACCACCCTCAAACAAATGTTTTCCCCAGAAGAATTTTTATTGGTGAAAAAGGGCAATCGGCTTTCGGTGATGCCGGTGGGCGATCGCGTGGCGGCAGAAATTCTCAAGATGGTAGAATAACGTCTTAAGCTTCCATTTGACGGCGGGTCTGGCAAAATAAAAGCCACAAAACCAACACCACTGCCAAACCAAGACTGGAAAACGCGATCGCGGGAATATTGAAATTGCGAACAGCGATCGCCACCAGCGCCCAAACCGTCACCAAAGGATAAACATTATCCCGACGCCGCCAGCGCAAAACCGCCGCAATCGCCGTACTCGCCACCGCCATTACCACAGTCCAAGTAGCTGGTGCCATACCGCCTCCCTGCCAACCAGCAGCATACAACGCGATCGCCACATTCACCACCGTAGCCACACTAATCCACCCTAAATACAAACTAATCGGAGCCTGCAGCCACCATTTTTCCTGGCGAACCGCCCGTCGCATTCCCACCTCCAGTCGCAGGTAAGCCGCGATCGTTGCTAGCAAAATCACCACCATCGCCACCAGAGACCAAGCATAATAGCGATAGAGAAAAACATACACCCAAGCAATTTGTGCCAGCATCGCCAAAACCACAAAATACCCCGCCCGGCGCAAGCGTAAATTTTGCCCCCAAGCGGGTCTAGCTTGATAAATCCCAAAACCAATCAATCCCACATAAATCAACCCCCAAATGGCAAAAGCATAGTTCGCCGGGATAACCAACACATCAGCGAAGATGGTATTGGCAATTTCGCCAATGGTTTTTCCACCAACGGGCACGATATTAGAAGCCACATTGGTCCCAAAGGCCGCCAAAATCGCCAATAACGTTACAATTTGCCGAAACCGGTCTTTTTGCTGCCAATACTGCATCGTTTTTTCCCGCCAGCATAGTCTTTAGGGGAGCGTGGGAGATGGGGAAGCGTACCAAGCGTGGGGGCGTACCGAGGGTGGGAGATACAATTGGTTATTGTTAGAGTCGATGCCGGGATCACCCCCGGACACCTCTCCTTCAAAACCGGACTTGACAGTTTCCCGCTCTAAGGCTCCTGGGAACGGGTCCACTGACTAAGGTAGGGTTTATGGGGATTTCTCCCGTAGTCCCTTACCTTCTGAGTTTTCACCCCTTTCCGAGGTGGGCATATTCTTAGCATTACCTATTGAGCATGACGGAGGTTCAAACATCAGTTCACCTTTCGATTAGCCATACCCAATTGCTAGGAGGGATTCCCGATACGACTACGGGTTACCTCCGTTTTACCCGGCTTCAGCTCTGAGATCCGCCCCCAGCACTGCGGGTAATGCTTTCAACCAATGCACCTTGGTGGGAGGACTTTCACCTCCATTTAACTTGAGTTGTCTGGGGGTAAATACCCAGCGACTAATCCCCCGAATCAATGGTTCGGTTGATAATCAACGAATCGCACTGCCCCCATGCCCCGACGCTCCGATCCCCGTCTCTGCCCAAAAACTTACAAAGTCAAAGCATGGGGATCTTCTTCAATTTGCGCCGCCAAATCTTGCAGGAACGCTGCCGCATTGGCACCGTAAATAATGCGGTGGTCGCAGGTGATGTTTACGCGCATTTGTTTGCGGATAGCAAAGGTAGAGGCATCGGTCGCTACCACCTGTGGTTTGGAAGCACCAATAGCTAAAATAGACCCTTGACCGGGAGGCAAAATAGCATCGAAACCATCGACCCCATACATGCCCAAATTGGAGATGGTAAAGGTACCGCTGTTGTATTCTTCCGGTTGCAACTGCTTGGTACGGGCGCGTTCTACCAGGTCTTTCCAAGTACGGGAGAGGGAATAAAGATCCAAGCGATCGGCATTTTGTAACACTGGGGTAATCAAACCGCCGTCTCCCATAGCCACTGCCACGGCAATATTAATTTGTCCGTTGTAGAGGGTACCTTGTTCGGTATAGCTGGCGTTGAGGAGGGGATGCTTGCCCAATGCGATCGCTACGGCTTTCGCCAGCAACGCTGTCATGGTCACGCCTTTGGGTTTCAGTTGCTGGTACAGCTCGTCCAACTTGTCCGTGGTGATGGTATAACCCACGTGAAACGTCGGTACCCCCACAGCGGCATTCATATTTTGAATCACCGCATTTTGCAGGGTATTGAACGGCATTACTTCCCCTGGTTTCGCTGGGGCAGCTGGGGCTGGTGGTACCGGGGGTTTAGCTGGTGCTGTAGCGGCAGAAGCAGGCGCAGGAGCAGGCGCAGGAGCTGGGGCTGGCGCTGGGGTGCGCCCGGCAGCTGCTTCTACGTCGGCTGCAACAATGCGCCCGTGGGGACCGCTGCCTTGGAGGCTGCTTAAATCCACATTGAACTGTTCGGCGAGTTTGCGGGCTCTGGGGGAAGCCACCGTACGTCCGTTCCCACTGCTGGGTTGGGTAGCTTCCGTCGTAGCTGCCGCCTCAGCCGTCACGGGAGGTTGTGCTGTAGCGGGGGCCGATTCACCGCTAATGCTTTCACCTTTTTCAATTTGGGTGGCTTGTTTTTGTGCTTCGGGAATTTCTGCTTCCGTCTCTGCCAGCAGGGCAATGCTGGCCCCCACAGGAGCAATTTCGCCTTCCGAAACAATGATGGTGGCTAAATAACCGTCGTAGAACGATTCCACATCCATGTCGGCTTTATCCGACTCTACCACCACTACGGTTTCGCCTTTCTCCACCTTGTCTCCAATTGATTTGGCCCAAGAAACAATTTTTCCTTCGGTCATGGTGGAACTGAGGGCGGGCATGAAAACTTCGTGAATCATGGATGGTCGCTTCCCAAATAAGTAATATTTTTCGATTTCAGAATTAGAAAAGATTAGCAAATAAGCCAGAAAAAAAACAACAGCCAATCGCTAACAAAACAGTAGGGTTGTCCAGAGGAACGAGGCTCAAACCAGTGCTCGATCGGTGCGATTGGTACGCTCGGGACCAACAATTTCTAGATTTGTTTTTCGTGGATTGCCGTTGGTTGCTAGATTTTTAGAAATCTTGGCACAATCTCTAAAAATCTAAAAATTTTTCTTGTTTTTCTTGCCAAGCTAGCACGCCGCTTTAGGTTGGTTGCCGAAAAACGCTTTTTATAGAAGCGATCGCTGGTTTTCCGTGGCTACAAAATTGATTTTCCCAAGAATTATTTTTGGCATAGCAACAGAAAATACCAAGCGATCGACTTCCCTAAATTTGACCGCGAATTTCTTCCACCACACCATCTCTAAGCACGATTTCCACTTGCATTTTTTGGATTAAATTATCTCCTTTTTCCAATTGGAAAAAACTCTCTACTTGCCCTTGATTCACTTCTTGCTCCATTTCAAACTTTTGCACTTGCTGTAACTGTTGCAAAATGCGGTTTTTCTGCTCTAGCAATTCCCGCTGTTTCTGATTGACTTGGTTCTTGACATCTTGGCTGGGCTGGGGAGACTCGCCAGATTGCCCTTGGGGGGCTTGTTGTTGGACTTCAGACATAGCCCGCTGTCCTTGCATTTCCAACTGCTGCAGTTGTTTGTCCAGCTGGTTCATTTGCGATTGCAGTTGGGTTTGCGCGTCTTCTTTCCAGCGAGGGGTCACAATCGCTTTGATCGTGACGTTGCGCTTGAGTAAAAGTTGGGGATTGGAATTGGAAGGATTCATAGACCTGTTTGGGGAAACACCATCAAAAATTCAAGTTCGCAGTTGAATATCAGGAGGCAAACATGCTGTCAATCGTATCGCGATATCGTTCGGATACAACCTGCCGTTTAATTTTGAGCGTCTGAGTCATCATGCCATTTTCCGGCGCAAAGGGGGTCGAAATCAAGCGAAACGCACCAATACGCTCGTCAGGACGATAGCCCGGTCGCTCCCGAACGTTACGGTTTAACTCTTGTCGCACTAAATCTTGCACGATCTTGTGGTCGTGGTCAATCTCTTGGGCATCAGAATTGTGGGAAATATTTTTCGCCCCATCCAGGTGTTCGGGCAGGCGCAGGCGATAGTTTTGCTGGCTAGCCCACTCGGCGAGAGCTTCCCAATTAGGCACCACCAAAGCCCCCAAGGTTTTTTGGTCTTGCCCTACCAACATAATCTGGTCGATGTAAGGACTGCGCAGGCAAGCTTCTTCGATCGGTTGGGGTTCGATATTTTCCCCATTGCTCAGCACAATGGTATCTTTGGCGCGTCCGGTCAGCACCAACTCGTTTTTATCGGTTAGCCAACCCAAATCCCCGGTGTCAAACCAACCTTCTTCATTAATGGCTTGGCTGGTGGCTGTCGGATTTTTATAGTATCCCTGCATGATTTGCGGTCCGCGCGCCATCACCAATCCTACTTCTCGTGGGGGCAGGGGATGGCGGGTTTGGGG belongs to Geitlerinema sp. PCC 9228 and includes:
- a CDS encoding YlqD family protein, whose product is MNPSNSNPQLLLKRNVTIKAIVTPRWKEDAQTQLQSQMNQLDKQLQQLEMQGQRAMSEVQQQAPQGQSGESPQPSQDVKNQVNQKQRELLEQKNRILQQLQQVQKFEMEQEVNQGQVESFFQLEKGDNLIQKMQVEIVLRDGVVEEIRGQI
- a CDS encoding dihydrolipoamide acetyltransferase family protein; protein product: MIHEVFMPALSSTMTEGKIVSWAKSIGDKVEKGETVVVVESDKADMDVESFYDGYLATIIVSEGEIAPVGASIALLAETEAEIPEAQKQATQIEKGESISGESAPATAQPPVTAEAAATTEATQPSSGNGRTVASPRARKLAEQFNVDLSSLQGSGPHGRIVAADVEAAAGRTPAPAPAPAPAPAPASAATAPAKPPVPPAPAAPAKPGEVMPFNTLQNAVIQNMNAAVGVPTFHVGYTITTDKLDELYQQLKPKGVTMTALLAKAVAIALGKHPLLNASYTEQGTLYNGQINIAVAVAMGDGGLITPVLQNADRLDLYSLSRTWKDLVERARTKQLQPEEYNSGTFTISNLGMYGVDGFDAILPPGQGSILAIGASKPQVVATDASTFAIRKQMRVNITCDHRIIYGANAAAFLQDLAAQIEEDPHALTL
- a CDS encoding EVE domain-containing protein, which gives rise to MVATDFPDPTQFDPESPYFDPKATSESPRWYTVEVAFVRDFPEMISLTTLKQMFSPEEFLLVKKGNRLSVMPVGDRVAAEILKMVE
- a CDS encoding tryptophan-rich sensory protein; translation: MQYWQQKDRFRQIVTLLAILAAFGTNVASNIVPVGGKTIGEIANTIFADVLVIPANYAFAIWGLIYVGLIGFGIYQARPAWGQNLRLRRAGYFVVLAMLAQIAWVYVFLYRYYAWSLVAMVVILLATIAAYLRLEVGMRRAVRQEKWWLQAPISLYLGWISVATVVNVAIALYAAGWQGGGMAPATWTVVMAVASTAIAAVLRWRRRDNVYPLVTVWALVAIAVRNFNIPAIAFSSLGLAVVLVLWLLFCQTRRQMEA